The following proteins come from a genomic window of Micromonospora echinofusca:
- a CDS encoding ATP-binding cassette domain-containing protein: METAAVQTVDLCKRYGGVAVLDGLTMRVARGSVHALLGPNGAGKTTTVRILATLTAPDGGTARVDGHDVVRDRRRVRRAISLAGQHAALDDQQTGAENLRMMARLAGLAPAAARRRAADLLERFDLVAAGGRRVATYSGGMRRRLDLAASLVGEPSVIFLDEPTTGLDPRSRQGLWEVVAELAGAGVTVLLTTQYLEEADRLADRIAVLHGGRLAAEGSAADLKRRFGAHRLELTLRDAQSFAAAGQRLGDRVTHRDQARLELAVATGGDAAEIRHLLDHADPDRRGLARFIVREATLDDVFLTLTGDPVTAHPEVARV; encoded by the coding sequence ATGGAGACAGCAGCGGTGCAGACCGTCGACCTGTGCAAGCGCTACGGCGGGGTGGCGGTGCTCGACGGGCTGACCATGCGGGTGGCCCGGGGCAGCGTGCACGCCCTGCTCGGCCCCAACGGGGCGGGCAAGACCACGACCGTACGGATCCTGGCCACGCTGACCGCGCCCGACGGGGGCACGGCCCGGGTGGACGGCCACGACGTGGTCCGCGACCGGCGCCGGGTGCGGCGGGCGATCAGCCTCGCCGGCCAGCACGCGGCGCTCGACGACCAGCAGACAGGCGCGGAGAACCTGCGCATGATGGCCCGGCTGGCCGGGCTGGCCCCGGCCGCCGCCCGGCGGCGGGCCGCCGACCTGCTGGAGCGCTTCGACCTGGTCGCCGCCGGCGGCCGTCGGGTGGCGACCTACTCAGGCGGGATGCGCCGCCGCCTCGACCTCGCGGCCAGCCTGGTCGGCGAGCCGTCCGTGATCTTCCTCGACGAGCCGACGACCGGCCTCGACCCGCGCAGCCGGCAGGGCCTGTGGGAGGTGGTCGCCGAGCTGGCCGGGGCCGGGGTCACGGTGCTGCTCACCACGCAGTACCTGGAGGAGGCCGACCGGCTCGCCGACCGGATCGCCGTGCTGCACGGCGGCCGGCTCGCCGCCGAGGGGAGCGCGGCCGACCTCAAGCGCCGCTTCGGCGCCCACCGGCTGGAACTGACGCTGCGCGACGCGCAGAGCTTCGCCGCCGCCGGGCAGCGGCTCGGCGACCGGGTCACGCACCGCGACCAGGCCCGCCTGGAACTGGCGGTGGCCACCGGCGGCGACGCGGCGGAGATCCGCCACCTGCTCGACCATGCCGACCCCGACCGGCGGGGCCTCGCCCGCTTCATCGTCCGCGAGGCGACTCTGGACGACGTCTTCCTCACCCTCACCGGCGACCCGGTGACCGCCCACCCGGAGGTGGCCCGTGTCTGA
- a CDS encoding AraC-like ligand-binding domain-containing protein has product MLLRNTVDTTAVPAAERFEMWLDLVARTASPLRIRTEHAHDFAARAEIVELHPIRVVNYRYPSLDAVGSSRLVRESAPEIYTLALTVDGDGAASQAGQSSVLGPREFIFYDGSRPHGVRHVGDDGGRQPARSVVAIIPHAALPLSPDRLAPLLGGRMSGTEGIGALLAQFLLQIARHPEQYHAADAPRLGTVGLDLVSTMLGRHLVAEDAMPTEARRRALVTQMRAYIQRHLGDATLSPQVVADAHHVSLRTLHRLFEAEESTVASYIRELRLARCRHDLADPGLHGQPVQAIGARWGFPDKAHFSRAFRKAHGVGPQAWRAGQAQDAAREVNPAASTVNPVAAD; this is encoded by the coding sequence ATGCTGCTGCGCAACACCGTCGACACGACTGCGGTGCCGGCGGCCGAACGCTTCGAGATGTGGCTCGACCTGGTGGCGCGTACGGCGTCGCCGCTGCGCATCCGCACCGAGCACGCGCACGACTTCGCCGCCCGGGCCGAGATCGTCGAGCTCCACCCGATCCGGGTGGTCAACTACCGGTATCCGTCCCTGGATGCCGTCGGGAGCTCCCGGCTGGTGCGCGAGTCGGCCCCGGAGATCTACACGCTGGCGCTCACCGTCGACGGCGACGGCGCGGCCAGCCAGGCCGGTCAGAGCAGCGTGCTCGGGCCGCGCGAGTTCATCTTCTACGACGGGTCACGGCCGCACGGAGTGCGGCACGTCGGCGACGACGGCGGCCGCCAGCCGGCCCGCTCGGTCGTGGCGATCATCCCGCACGCCGCGCTGCCGCTGTCGCCGGACCGGCTGGCGCCGCTGCTCGGCGGCCGGATGTCGGGCACCGAGGGGATCGGCGCGCTGCTGGCCCAGTTCCTCCTCCAGATCGCCCGCCACCCCGAGCAGTACCACGCCGCCGACGCCCCCCGCCTCGGCACCGTCGGGCTCGACCTGGTGTCCACCATGCTGGGTCGGCACCTGGTGGCCGAGGACGCGATGCCGACGGAGGCCCGCCGGCGCGCCCTCGTCACCCAGATGCGGGCGTACATCCAGCGGCACCTCGGCGACGCGACGCTGAGCCCGCAGGTGGTGGCGGACGCTCACCACGTCTCGCTGCGTACCCTGCACCGGCTCTTCGAGGCCGAGGAGTCGACGGTCGCGTCGTACATCCGGGAGCTGCGGCTCGCACGGTGCCGGCACGACCTCGCCGACCCGGGCCTGCACGGCCAGCCGGTCCAGGCGATCGGGGCCCGCTGGGGCTTTCCCGACAAGGCGCACTTCAGCCGGGCCTTCCGCAAGGCGCACGGCGTCGGGCCGCAGGCGTGGCGGGCCGGCCAGGCGCAGGACGCGGCACGGGAAGTCAACCCGGCGGCGTCCACGGTCAACCCGGTCGCGGCAGACTGA
- a CDS encoding SDR family oxidoreductase has translation MSGGPPGAGRTVLVTGGSSGLGAAVVAAVARAGGRPLVLDRQAPADGVPWVECDLADTRAAEAATRQLAERSGGLDAVVTAAGMDVPGKLADVPGETWDRIVAVDLLATAAVVRAALPFLETSRGSVVTVASTLGVKAVADATAYCAAKFGVVGFTRALAAELAGRVGVTLLVPGGMRTAFFDERDAAYKPGPDAVLNDPADTAAAVMFALSQPAGCAVREMVVCADQETSYP, from the coding sequence ATGAGCGGCGGGCCGCCCGGCGCGGGGCGCACCGTGCTGGTCACCGGCGGATCGAGCGGGCTGGGCGCCGCCGTGGTCGCGGCCGTGGCCCGCGCCGGCGGTCGGCCGCTGGTGCTGGACCGCCAGGCACCCGCCGACGGGGTGCCGTGGGTGGAGTGCGACCTGGCCGACACCCGCGCCGCCGAGGCCGCCACCCGGCAGCTCGCCGAGCGGTCGGGCGGGCTGGACGCGGTGGTCACCGCGGCGGGGATGGACGTGCCGGGAAAGCTGGCGGACGTGCCGGGCGAGACCTGGGACCGGATCGTGGCCGTGGACCTGCTCGCCACGGCGGCCGTGGTGCGGGCCGCCCTGCCGTTCCTGGAGACCTCGCGGGGCAGCGTCGTCACCGTCGCCTCCACGCTGGGGGTCAAGGCCGTCGCCGACGCGACCGCGTACTGCGCGGCCAAGTTCGGGGTCGTCGGCTTCACCAGGGCCCTCGCCGCCGAGCTGGCCGGCAGGGTCGGCGTCACGCTGCTCGTCCCCGGCGGCATGCGCACGGCCTTCTTCGACGAGCGCGACGCCGCGTACAAGCCCGGTCCCGACGCCGTGCTGAACGACCCCGCCGACACCGCCGCCGCCGTCATGTTCGCGCTGTCCCAACCCGCTGGCTGCGCCGTACGCGAGATGGTCGTCTGCGCCGACCAGGAGACCTCGTACCCGTGA
- a CDS encoding glycosyltransferase family 9 protein, protein MILVLRALGVGDLATAAPALRALRAAHPDRELVLAAPGWLAPLVELVGGVDRLVPTDGLGRPGAALRAPRVAVNLHGRGPESHRMLAGTRPGRLLAYASPEAGHRDGPDWRAHEHEVDRWCRLLDWYGIPADRADLDLTRPAPGDVPTGVTVLHPGSKVPAKRWPPGRFAALARELAARGHRVVLTGSPDERATAQRIAAGAGLPADAVLAGRTDLGRLAALVAYARLVVSGDTGVAHLATGYRTPSVVLFGPVPPTRWGPPPGRHRHRALWAGGQGLSRWDGVGSHPTLAAIGVDEVVAAVAEVERAVRVSGAVAA, encoded by the coding sequence GTGATCCTCGTCCTGCGCGCCCTCGGCGTCGGCGACCTCGCCACCGCCGCCCCGGCCCTGCGCGCCCTGCGCGCCGCCCATCCCGACCGGGAGCTCGTGCTCGCCGCGCCCGGCTGGCTGGCGCCGCTGGTGGAGCTGGTCGGCGGCGTCGACCGGCTGGTGCCCACGGACGGGCTGGGCCGCCCCGGTGCGGCCCTGCGGGCGCCGCGCGTCGCCGTCAACCTGCACGGGCGGGGCCCCGAGTCGCACCGGATGCTCGCGGGCACCCGCCCGGGCCGGCTGCTCGCCTACGCCAGCCCGGAGGCCGGTCACCGCGACGGCCCCGACTGGCGCGCCCACGAACACGAGGTCGACCGCTGGTGCCGGCTGCTCGACTGGTACGGCATCCCCGCCGACCGCGCCGACCTGGACCTGACGCGCCCGGCCCCCGGCGACGTCCCGACCGGCGTGACCGTGCTGCACCCGGGCTCCAAGGTCCCCGCCAAGCGCTGGCCGCCCGGGCGGTTCGCCGCGCTGGCCCGGGAGTTGGCCGCCCGGGGGCACCGGGTGGTGCTCACCGGCAGCCCCGACGAGCGGGCGACGGCGCAGCGGATCGCGGCGGGGGCGGGGCTGCCCGCCGACGCGGTGCTGGCCGGCCGGACGGATCTGGGCCGGCTGGCGGCGCTGGTGGCGTACGCCCGGCTGGTGGTCAGCGGGGACACGGGCGTGGCGCACCTGGCGACCGGCTACCGCACCCCGTCGGTGGTGCTCTTCGGGCCGGTCCCCCCGACGCGGTGGGGGCCGCCGCCGGGCCGGCACCGGCACCGGGCGCTGTGGGCGGGTGGACAGGGTTTGTCCAGGTGGGACGGGGTAGGAAGCCATCCGACGTTGGCGGCCATCGGGGTCGACGAGGTGGTGGCCGCCGTGGCCGAGGTGGAACGGGCGGTGCGGGTGTCCGGTGCGGTTGCGGCGTAG
- a CDS encoding ABC transporter permease, producing the protein MSELTLRPTRAGEAVVMVTRCLRLSRRNVDALLTSLLLPVLLMLLFVYLFGGAIDTGTRYVTYVVPGVLLLCASFGAASTAVSVTTDLTNGVIERFRTMDVSATAILGGHVVASIARNTVSTVLVLALAVAIGFRPAVDPLRWLAAFGVLLLFLLAVSWLSAAFGLLVRTPEAASGFTFLAMFLPYPSSAFVPVETMPSWIRGFADHQPVTPVIETLRALLLGTPTGTAPPLAVAWCLGVLAVSVPLTAVLFRRRVA; encoded by the coding sequence GTGTCTGAGCTGACCCTGCGTCCGACCCGCGCCGGCGAGGCCGTCGTCATGGTGACGCGCTGCCTGCGGCTGTCCCGCCGCAACGTCGACGCGTTGCTCACGTCGCTGCTGCTGCCGGTGCTGCTGATGCTGCTCTTCGTCTACCTGTTCGGCGGCGCGATCGACACCGGCACCCGCTACGTCACCTACGTGGTGCCCGGCGTCCTGCTGCTCTGCGCCAGCTTCGGCGCGGCGAGCACCGCCGTCAGCGTGACCACCGACCTGACCAACGGGGTCATCGAGCGGTTCCGCACGATGGACGTCAGCGCCACCGCGATCCTCGGCGGGCACGTCGTCGCCAGCATCGCCCGCAACACCGTCTCCACCGTGCTGGTGCTGGCCCTCGCCGTCGCCATCGGCTTCCGGCCGGCCGTGGACCCGCTGCGCTGGCTGGCCGCGTTCGGGGTGCTGCTGCTCTTCCTGCTCGCCGTGTCCTGGCTGTCGGCCGCGTTCGGCCTGCTGGTCCGTACCCCGGAGGCCGCCAGCGGCTTCACCTTCCTGGCGATGTTCCTGCCCTATCCGAGCAGCGCCTTCGTGCCGGTGGAGACGATGCCGAGCTGGATCCGCGGCTTCGCCGACCACCAGCCCGTCACGCCCGTCATCGAGACGCTGCGCGCCCTGCTGCTGGGCACCCCGACGGGCACGGCCCCGCCCCTGGCGGTGGCCTGGTGCCTCGGCGTCCTGGCCGTCTCGGTGCCGCTGACCGCCGTGCTGTTCCGCCGCCGCGTGGCCTGA
- a CDS encoding TetR/AcrR family transcriptional regulator, which produces MSDADVELPESIELAWGLRERPGKGPRRSLTMQQVVAAGIRVAEADGLAAVSMNRVAGELGVGTMSLYRYVSAKTDLLELMADTGYGDPPAPRGPDEGWRPALARWAHANVAAIHRHPWIRQIPIGGPPMGPNGVRWMEQGLAALRGTGLRGVERLSTILLVSGYARYWATLTADLTEAAAREQLSPDEVGARYWQQLERLTRNGPYPAVRELLADAEDELDEELDAEWRFGLDRILDGVEALIRSRTATR; this is translated from the coding sequence ATGAGCGACGCCGACGTCGAGCTGCCGGAGAGCATCGAGCTCGCCTGGGGCCTGCGGGAGCGCCCCGGCAAGGGCCCCCGGCGCAGCCTCACCATGCAGCAGGTGGTGGCCGCCGGCATCCGGGTGGCCGAGGCCGACGGGCTGGCGGCGGTATCGATGAACCGGGTGGCCGGCGAGCTGGGCGTGGGGACCATGTCGCTCTACCGCTACGTCTCCGCCAAGACCGACCTGCTGGAACTCATGGCCGACACCGGCTACGGGGACCCGCCCGCGCCACGCGGCCCGGACGAGGGGTGGCGGCCGGCCCTCGCCCGCTGGGCGCACGCCAACGTCGCGGCGATCCACCGCCACCCGTGGATCCGGCAGATTCCGATCGGCGGCCCGCCGATGGGCCCAAACGGGGTCCGCTGGATGGAGCAGGGGCTCGCCGCCCTGCGCGGCACCGGCCTGCGCGGTGTCGAGCGGCTCTCGACGATCCTGCTGGTCAGCGGGTACGCCCGGTACTGGGCCACGCTCACCGCCGACCTCACCGAGGCCGCGGCGCGGGAGCAACTCAGCCCGGACGAGGTCGGCGCGCGGTACTGGCAGCAGCTCGAACGGCTGACCCGCAACGGCCCGTACCCGGCGGTCCGGGAGTTGCTGGCGGACGCCGAGGACGAGCTGGACGAGGAACTCGATGCGGAGTGGCGGTTCGGCCTCGACCGGATCCTCGACGGCGTCGAGGCGCTGATCCGCAGCCGCACGGCCACGCGCTGA
- a CDS encoding DNA topoisomerase IB: MRLRRSDPGRPGYGRRRRGRGWLFLDPSGQPVRDPDQLGRLRELVIPPAWRDVWICPYPNGHIQATGIDAAGRKQYLYHPKWREKRDEAKFDHVLEVARRLPVLRERVGRDISGRGLYRDRVLATVTRLLDMGMFRVGSDQYAAGDDPTFGVSTLRPEHARSRGGCVVFEFPAKGGVEQVRRIEDPELCRVLINLRRRRRSADRLFGYRDGGDWRDVRSDEVNEYLRDASGGEMTAKDFRTWHATVLAATELATVGPPRSATAGRRAVAAVMRDVAELLGNTPTVARTSYVDPRVVDLFHDGVVAPVEPATPREKAERIVLELLQDA, from the coding sequence GTGCGGTTGCGGCGTAGTGATCCGGGCAGGCCGGGGTACGGGCGACGCCGGCGCGGCCGGGGCTGGCTCTTCCTGGACCCGTCCGGGCAGCCGGTACGCGACCCCGACCAGCTGGGTCGGCTGCGTGAGCTGGTGATCCCGCCCGCCTGGCGGGACGTGTGGATCTGTCCGTACCCGAACGGGCACATCCAGGCCACCGGCATCGACGCGGCGGGGCGCAAGCAGTACCTCTACCACCCGAAGTGGCGCGAGAAGCGCGACGAGGCGAAGTTCGACCACGTGCTGGAGGTGGCCCGCCGGCTGCCGGTGCTGCGCGAGCGGGTCGGGCGGGACATCTCCGGCCGGGGCCTGTACCGCGACCGGGTGCTGGCGACGGTGACCCGGCTGCTCGACATGGGCATGTTCCGCGTCGGCAGCGACCAGTACGCGGCCGGCGACGACCCGACGTTCGGGGTGTCGACCCTGCGCCCCGAGCACGCCCGTTCCCGGGGCGGCTGCGTGGTCTTCGAGTTTCCCGCGAAGGGCGGCGTCGAGCAGGTGCGCCGCATCGAGGACCCGGAGCTGTGCCGGGTGCTGATCAACCTGCGCCGCCGGCGGCGCTCGGCCGACCGGCTGTTCGGCTACCGCGACGGCGGGGACTGGCGCGACGTGCGCAGCGACGAGGTCAACGAGTACCTGCGCGACGCCAGCGGCGGCGAGATGACGGCGAAGGACTTCCGGACCTGGCACGCCACGGTGCTGGCGGCGACCGAGCTGGCGACGGTGGGCCCGCCGCGCTCGGCCACCGCCGGCAGGCGGGCGGTGGCGGCGGTGATGCGCGACGTCGCGGAGCTGCTCGGCAACACCCCCACGGTGGCGCGCACGTCCTACGTCGACCCGCGTGTGGTCGACCTCTTCCACGACGGCGTGGTCGCCCCGGTCGAGCCCGCGACGCCCCGCGAGAAGGCCGAGCGGATCGTGCTCGAGTTGCTCCAGGACGCTTGA